The window CCCCGTCGCCGGGACGGTATTCGAGGGCACCGGCCTCGTCGGCCTTCTTCAGCGCTTTCTCCGCGTGGGCGCTCGTCGGAACGATGGTGAGATGGTCGTACTCGGGGTCGGCCGCGATGGCCGCGTAGTTCTCGCGTGCCTCCGGGGTATCCATCTTGTTCGCCGCGATGACCATCGGCTTCGTCCGCTTGCGGGTCTCGCGGGCGACAGCCTCGCGCTCGGACTCGTCCCACTCGGTCGGTTCGAGAGCGAGGTCGAGCGACCGGACGACGCGCTTGACGCCGTCGTCGGTGATGCCGAACGCGCTCAGTTGCTCGGCGAGGATGCGGTCCGGCTTCACCTCGTCGTCCGGGGTGGGTCGGTCGTAGGCGCTTTCGACCTTCTCGATACCCTTCTCGAGGACGCCGAGATACCACATGTCGAGCTCCCGTTCGAGGAAGTCGATGTCGTCGCGGGGGTCGTGGCCCTCCGTCGGTTCGCCCTCGGCGTCCGTGGTCCCCGAGAAGTCGACGACGTGGACCAGCACGTCCGTCTCGTTGAGGTCGGTCAGGAACTGGTTACCCATCCCCTTCCCCTCGTGAGCGTCGGGCACGAGCCCGGCCACGTCGACGAGCTTGACGGGGACGTAGCGACGGCCCTCACGGCAGAACCCGGTGCTCGGCTGACAGTCCTCGTCGAACTCCGGGGCCGCACAGTCCACACCGACGTACGCCTCGCCGAGGCTCGGGTCGATGGTCGTGAACGGGTAGGCGCCCTCCGGCACGTCGTTCATCGTCGCCGCGTTGAAGAACGTCGACTTGCCCACCGAGGGCTTGCCGACCAGACCGATGCGATAGCTCATTACCGGATGGCAGCCGTCGGCCCGGATAGCGGTTTCCACTCGCCGGTCCCATGGGTTGTCACGGCGTGACGCGGCCGTGAACGGTCTTCCGGTTATATATGCGTGTACTGCTAGCACGCCGCTATGAGCGCCGCGAGAGAACCCTGTCCGAACTGCCAGCTCCCGTACTACACGGACCGCAACAGCGACTGTCCGTACTGTGGTGCGCTGGCTGGTGATGACGAGCCAGCGGCCGATGAGTCGGCGGCCATGGAGTCGACAGCCGGGGCGTCGGCGTCGGTGGAGACTTCTCCGGCCGGGTCGGTCGCCGGACCGACGCCTCCCTCGCGACCACGGACCGTCTGCTCGAACTGTGGGCTGGCACATTACGCCGATGACGACAACGGCTGCCCGTACTGCACGATGGCCGGTCGCGCTCCCGACACGGCGGCAGAAGCGGAGACGGGAGGCGTAGCGCAAGCGGACACGAACGCGGTGGGGGAAGCAGCAACGGAAACCGGGGGGTCGGCCGCGCCGACGGCGGAACCGGCAGCCACGACGGCGGCTCCCGAGGAGACGGATACGGTGGACGACCAGTCGTCCGGAGGGTTCCTGTCCCGGCTCCGCAACCTGTTTAGCTAGCGACCTTCCGAGCGGTCCGTGGCGGGTGAGTCGACGCTGATGGGGGTCAGGCCAGCACCACGTCCAGGGTGAGCATCACGGCGAGGCCCGCCATCAGCCCCATCGTCGCGACGTGTTCGTTGCCGCGGGCGTGGGTACTCGGGACGATCTCGTGGCTGATGACGAACAGCATCCCGCCAGCGGCAAAGCCCATCGCGTACGGGAGCAGTGGCGCGGCGACCGAGACAGCGATGGCGCCGAAGACGGCCAGCGGAATCTCGACGACGCCCGCCCGGACGCCCGCGACGACCGCGTAGAACGACGAGCCGAGGCCGGCGTCACGGGCCGAGATAGAGACCGCGAGCCCCTCCGGGATGTTCTGGATGCCGATTGCGAGCATCAGCGCGATGCCGTCACCCACGTTCCCCGAGCCGAAGCCCACGCCCACCGCGAGGCCCTCGGGCATGTTGTGGAGGGTGATAGCGAAGATGAACAGCACGACGGCGCTGACCCGGGCCTGGTCGACGTCCACGTCACGCCCGGCCCGGCCAGTGATGACCTCGCCGATTTCGGGTGCGAACTCCTCGCCGCGGTCGAGCAGGAGCACCCCGAGGACGAAGCCGACGAGGACGGGGACCACACCGCCCAGCGTGACGCCCGCGATGGTGGCCTGGTAGGCCGGCTGTTCCGCGAAGTCGATGCCCGGCAGCAGGAGGCTGGTGAACGAGGCCGAGAGCATCACGCCCGCCGCAAAGCCCATCAGCCCGTCGAGCGTCCGCTCGGAGGGGTCACGGACGACGAGGATGGCGGCCGCGCCGAGCGTGTTGAGCGCGGCGATGACGATACCGCCGACGAGCCCCTGGACCAGTGGGTCGGTGCCGACCAGCGAGACGAACGTGTCCGTCGGCGTAGCCATACACCGGCCCTCACCCGGTACCGTACTGAACGTGCCGGTGGGTCGACCCCGAGGGGGTCCCGCGACTACTCCTCGCGCAGCAGCGCGTCCGCGCCGTGCCGGTCGATGAGCGCTTCGAGGTACTCCCGGCTCTCGTCGACCCGTGGCGTCGGTTCGGCGTACGCGTCCCGGAACAGGTCCATCGGGTCGCCGGCGCCCTCCTCGGCCGCGTCGATGGCGTCGGCGACCGTCTCCGCCACCTCCGACTCGATGGCGTCGTCGCGCTCGTCGTCGAGTCGCCCCGTCCGCCGGAGGTAGGACGCCATCCGGTCGATAGGGTCCTTCTCGCG of the Haloglomus salinum genome contains:
- a CDS encoding redox-regulated ATPase YchF, producing the protein MSYRIGLVGKPSVGKSTFFNAATMNDVPEGAYPFTTIDPSLGEAYVGVDCAAPEFDEDCQPSTGFCREGRRYVPVKLVDVAGLVPDAHEGKGMGNQFLTDLNETDVLVHVVDFSGTTDAEGEPTEGHDPRDDIDFLERELDMWYLGVLEKGIEKVESAYDRPTPDDEVKPDRILAEQLSAFGITDDGVKRVVRSLDLALEPTEWDESEREAVARETRKRTKPMVIAANKMDTPEARENYAAIAADPEYDHLTIVPTSAHAEKALKKADEAGALEYRPGDGAFDIVGDVSDDQRAGLESIREFVTEYGGTGVQTALERALFDELGLKAVFPGSASGDWSKGPFRDCFLMPGDATAEEFAYHLHSDIGDGFLHGIDCRSDMQVGGDTDLDHRAVLEVVTTN
- a CDS encoding ZIP family metal transporter, giving the protein MATPTDTFVSLVGTDPLVQGLVGGIVIAALNTLGAAAILVVRDPSERTLDGLMGFAAGVMLSASFTSLLLPGIDFAEQPAYQATIAGVTLGGVVPVLVGFVLGVLLLDRGEEFAPEIGEVITGRAGRDVDVDQARVSAVVLFIFAITLHNMPEGLAVGVGFGSGNVGDGIALMLAIGIQNIPEGLAVSISARDAGLGSSFYAVVAGVRAGVVEIPLAVFGAIAVSVAAPLLPYAMGFAAGGMLFVISHEIVPSTHARGNEHVATMGLMAGLAVMLTLDVVLA